Part of the Alphaproteobacteria bacterium genome, CGTAATGCGCCAATCAGGGCCGATAGAAACAAAGCCCCTAGAATGACAATATCTAACCCGTTCATTGCTTAACTTAGCTCCAAAGGTACCGTTAATGTGCTATAAATTTTGTCTTATTATGGGGGACTTTGGGCAAAATGTCCAACAGTTCAATCAAATATTTCATAACATGAATGGACTCAATTCCTTCTTTAACAATATTCCCCTTTTGTTGAGAGGGTAAAGCACAATAAGCCCGCGTAAATCCTAGTTTAGCAGCTTCTTTGAGTCGATTTTCTGCCTGGGCTACAGCCCGAACCTCCCCTGCTAAACCAATCTCTCCAAAGAAAACACTTTGTTGAGGAATGGGAACATTGACCAAAGCGGAAACGAGAGCGGCTGCAACAGCTAAATCTGCTGCAGGTTCCGTAATTTTTAAACCTCCCGCCACATTCAGATATACATCCTTGTTCCCAAAAGTCAGCCCACAACGAGATTCCAAAACCGCTAAGATCATGGATAAACGCCCCGCATCCCATCCTACAGCTGTCCGTCGGGGGGAAGCCAAATACGTCGGTGCCACCAAGGCTTGAATTTCTGACAAAATCGGTCGTGTCCCTTCAATGCCCGCAAAAATGGCAGACCCGCTTACATCTTGGTTATGATCATTTAAAAATAAGGCGGACGGATTGGGAACTTCACTGAGCCCCTGATCGGTCATCTCAAAAACCCCAATTTCATCCGTGGCCCCATAGCGATTTTTGACGGACCGTAAAATGCGGTAGTGATAATTGCGCTCACCCTCAAAGTATAAAACCGTATCAACCATATGTTCCAACACGCGAGGACCAGCCAACACACCTTCTTTGGTAACATGCCCCACCAAAACAACAATAATGTTGCGCTTCTTGGCCGCAACGATCAGTTCATGAGCGCATGCCCTGACTTGCGAAACCGTTCCGGGAGCAGATTCAATCGCATCAATCGCCATGGTTTGGATGGAATCTATGACGACAAGCTCTATATTTCCCAATTCATCTAAGGCGCTTAATATATCCGTTACATTGGTCGCAGACGCCAGATGCAACTGAGATCCGCCTTCCACGCCCAATCGCTGTGCTCTCAAACGGACTTGTGCAACAGCCTCTTCTCCAGAAATGTATGCGCAAGGCACCTGACGCGCCAGAGCCGCTACCACCTGGAGCAACAGGGTCGATTTTCCAATGCCCGGATCCCCTCCGACCAAAAGAACAGAGCCTGGCACAACTCCGCCGCCACAAACGCGATCAAATTCACTAATATTTGTTAATTTTCGAGGCTCCGATGCCGATTCTCCCACGATCCCAACAAATTCTACGCTTGATGGTCGGCCGGCACTCTTCTTGCGTTCCACTTGCTCTTCCACAAGGCGGTTCCAAACGCCACATCCTTCGCACTTTCCACCCCATTTTGAATGCCAGGTGCCGCAATCTTGGCATACAAATCGCACCGTTGTTTTGGCCATGTACCACTCCTTATTGAACTGAACTTTTGTGTAGAGTATATCGAATTTGACAAAAAGCGAAGGGGGGGAATTTTATAAAATGGGTGAACCCGTGAACCTTACTCTGTACTGCCAGGAGTAAAAAATACATCGTACAACTTAAGTCAAGCTTAACTATTTTCATCTAAAATATGAACATTGAGTTTAGGTTTAATATATGGGAACGACAATGAATAAGACACAAGCTATTTTATTATCGTGTTTACTATCTACATCATCAGAGGTGTTAGCCGGACTAGGGAGCGTAAGCAAAAGTGCCACAGTCTCTGGTCCATTGGATGTTAAGACCCTTACGCCTGGTTATATCCGCCCAGAGGAGGAAGTCAAAAGTATCAATGCCTACAAAAAACTCCTGGAATTAAAAGCTAACCCAGAAGCAGCCCATGATGCACTAGCTGAGGAAAACCTTACTCAACGGGAATCTAAATTAATGGAAACCATAGAGTTACAACACAATGAAGATGAAAGAATTAAAGCCAATTTAAAGACAATTGAAGACGGCATGCCTGGTATTTTTGGAAAAGCCCTCAATGCCGTTACGTTCGGGTATTCGGCAACAGGAGTCCCTGCGGATTCAAAGGAAGATTTAACAAAAATTAAAGGTGCGATTGCGGATATAAAAGCCAATATAACAAAGCAAGAAGCCGAATTAGAAGAGGTCAGCAAAGACCTCAATATGATGAGTAGCGAGAAAGAAAAGCTCGCAACAGCTCTGCCAACTCTTGTGAAATCGGATGTCGCCGAAGCACGTACAAAAGCTTTTAAAACGAAAGAAACGCAATTAAAGGGTGCCGATCCCATGCGGGAGAGGCTGAAGGCAATTAAACTTGGAGATACGTCAGATACAGCAGCTATGGCGATTCTGGCAGAAAGATTCCTTATTAAGCTCGATGCCCTTGATAAGCTTTATCATACCTTATCTAAGAAGATCGCAAAATTCCGAGCCATCATAGCAGACGATCAAGCTATTCTTAAATTGATGAAAGAAGATCCTGATTTGAAACAAGGTGCTGCAGGGTGGGGATCAAAGATTATTGATAAAATAGTGATTGTTGTCGCCTATAAAAAAGAAGCCCATAAGACACAAACAGAAGCCAATGATGAATCCTACAAACTTCGCAGAGGGTTAGAGGATATTCGAAAAGTTTTGAACGATGAAGTCAAACAATATGGAGAAGTCATAAAATCTTTTGAAGAATATACCCTTGCACTACCAGTGAAAATCAATGAGTTCAAGAAAAGCAAAATAACTTTCTTTAAGACCCACTATGTTACACTCTCGATAGCGATTTCTGTTGCCAACAAAAATATTGTTGAAAAATTGGTCGCGAGTTTAAATAAAGAAACTGAGCTCAAAAAGACGGGGAGCAAGCCAAATGACAGCCTTCTAAAAGAAATACATAGTTTAAGAAATCAGTCAGCGTCTTATGATCGTCAGCGCCATTACCTGGATACCGTTTCTGAAATGACTCCTGCATCCCCAAAGGAGCTCGAGGAAGCGCATAAAAGAAGCCAGGAGGCCCTTGCTGCAAAAGAAGAAGTGAGCACCCCTCAAAAAGAAAAGAATGTGGATGAATTGCTCGAAGCCCTCGTGAGCCTGACAGCCATTGCAAAGGGTGGATCCGAAGATATCCTGAATCCATTGATCGAAAAATATTGTAAAGGCTTTTTCGGGGCGGCTGTCCTTACAACACTCGCAAAAAGCAATGCGCCTGCCCTTTTGGATCAGCTTACCGGCCTCTTTCTCAGTAAGCTTGCAGATTCCATGGATGAGGGAGCAAAGTTAAATAAGAACTCTCCACAGCTCCGCCTCTTAACTGTCATTCAAAAAATAAATGAAATAGATGGAAGACTTGCTTCTATAAATGAAAAAATGGGGGGACCCGCTCTTAATGAAAAAAGCCTCACCATGTCTAAAAAGGAGTTGGTCAAAGAAGGAAAAATGTTAAAAGACGTGACGGACTGTATGAGTCAGACGCTCGAAGGAGCCGTACGCAAAAAGAGTTGTGAGAAAGCCATTTCAGGAATAACCAAAAAGGCATCTGCTAAACCGTCAGAATTGACTGAAGACGATAAGGCCCTCATTGCTTATAAGCAAGAACTTGAAAGGGAATTTGCAGCCGTTCAAAAAGCAGTTGCTTCAAAAATTCCCTCAAAAGCAACAAATAAAGTCCAGCGGTCACAAGAAGCCCAAAGCGCCATTATGGAAGCCATGGTGAGCATTTTGGATGATAGCACAAAAGTTAGTAACGAATTGGCTCTAAAAGCTCTCACGCCGTTGACGGAAATGGATGATGACTATCGAGATTTCATAAAGGGTGCCCCAGCAAAGGTTGCCAAAAGAGCCATTCCAATTATCAATGGTCTATTAGTCAGAGCGATAAAATCTGGCCTACATGGTGCAGAAACAGACCCCACAAAACTAAAATATGACAATAAAAGAATCCCTGAGCTTCTGATTGCCCGAATCACTGAACCAGAGGGAAGCCCAGAATATGTAAAGCTCTCAAATGAAATTAATCAAGCCTATAAAGATGTTATGGCGGTCAGAGAAGAATATAAGAAGAAGTTGATGGATGTTGGAAAACAAGAGCGCAGACAGAAAGGTATGTTGGGTAAGGTTGGTTTGGGAGCTGAGACCGAAGCCAGCAAACGACAGCATAAACTCTCCATTGATGAAGCAAGGAAAGCTGCTAGCAACCTCGTCCAAGAAAGCGAAAAGTATAAGGCTGGCATAAAGAGTCAGTCAGGGAGTGGTCAAAGCCATCCCTAAAGAAGAAGAGATAGGAAAAATATCATGTTCTCTCATATACCGAAAACGATTCAAGAGTGTTTAGTAACCTGTGTGAGATCCCCAAACCTCTTTATCAGACCACTCCTAATGCTAACAGGGCTCTCTTTCTGCTTAGTTGCAGCAGAGTCTAGTGAATCAAAGGTTCTGACAAGGCAACAAGATGCGCCTCCCCATGTCAGGATGCGGGACAATACATCCTCATCCGAACTTGGTGAAAGACCAAAGAGCGACAATTCAACGGGTACTAAGGACCAACTTCCTGGCAGAGGAGATACCTCTGTAGAAGAAAAAGTTAAGCTCGGAAAATACGAATCGCTAAATCGTGTATATCTTGAAGCGAGAGAAAGACAAAAAGTCCTAAAAAGCAAAAGCAACCCCACAAGTCCAAGAGATCGAGATGATTCGGCAAAAGATACCCTCAACTCAGCACCACCTAAAGCAGAGGGCCCCAAACCGAAAGCCAGTGAACCTGCAGCTCCAAGCTTTTTAGAGAAACTGTTCAGTAACCTGCGAAAATCGGGCCCAGATCCAAAGAAAGCACCAGGTCCAAATCCCGAGATTCGGCGAAAATCTTATCAACCCTCGACGTCAGATGATATTTTGAAATAGATATGGGCCTAAGGTGCATTCATTTTCTGAAACCCCAAAAAGTCACATTTTTTCGTTCTTAAACTCCAAAAAGTCGCAATCTGAGTGTTATTTATGCCCCTATTTCTTACCCAACACTTGAATATTTTCCCTGTTTTCGTTATTGATAAATGACAGTCCCTTAACAACTTGAACGACAGGATGAAAGCTATGCACGCCATTAAACTCAAAGACGGAACTTCTCGCCAATATGATGCGGTCGTCACCGGCCTCGAGATTGCGGCATCTATTTCTCCTCGCCTGGCCAAGGAA contains:
- the radA gene encoding DNA repair protein RadA, giving the protein MAKTTVRFVCQDCGTWHSKWGGKCEGCGVWNRLVEEQVERKKSAGRPSSVEFVGIVGESASEPRKLTNISEFDRVCGGGVVPGSVLLVGGDPGIGKSTLLLQVVAALARQVPCAYISGEEAVAQVRLRAQRLGVEGGSQLHLASATNVTDILSALDELGNIELVVIDSIQTMAIDAIESAPGTVSQVRACAHELIVAAKKRNIIVVLVGHVTKEGVLAGPRVLEHMVDTVLYFEGERNYHYRILRSVKNRYGATDEIGVFEMTDQGLSEVPNPSALFLNDHNQDVSGSAIFAGIEGTRPILSEIQALVAPTYLASPRRTAVGWDAGRLSMILAVLESRCGLTFGNKDVYLNVAGGLKITEPAADLAVAAALVSALVNVPIPQQSVFFGEIGLAGEVRAVAQAENRLKEAAKLGFTRAYCALPSQQKGNIVKEGIESIHVMKYLIELLDILPKVPHNKTKFIAH